A genomic segment from Roseibium algicola encodes:
- the tgt gene encoding tRNA guanosine(34) transglycosylase Tgt → MTEKTGKTFSFKLITTDGAARRGEITTPHGVVRTPAFMPVGTQATVKAMYPEQVRETGADVVLGNTYHLMLRPTAERVARLGGLHTFMNWPHTILTDSGGFQVMSLAQLRKLDEDGVRFQSHIDGQKYHLTPERSVEIQGLLGSDIQMQLDECIKLPSPREEVQRAMELSLRWAERSRNQFEVMGGPGKGQGLYGIVQGGDQPDLRIRSAEELGKMPFEGYSVGGLAVGEPQNVMLSMLDITTPVMPVDKPRYLMGVGTPDDLLESVKRGIDQFDCVMPTRAGRHGLAYTRYGKVNLKNARHQDDPRPLDEASTCPASSVYSRAYLHHLVRAGEGLAGMLLTWNNIAYYQYLMQGMRDAIDAGSFEDFYAKTKEDWARGDIAAL, encoded by the coding sequence ATGACCGAAAAAACCGGCAAGACCTTCAGCTTCAAGCTGATCACCACGGACGGCGCGGCGCGGCGCGGCGAAATCACGACGCCCCACGGTGTCGTGCGCACTCCCGCTTTCATGCCGGTTGGCACTCAGGCAACTGTGAAGGCGATGTACCCGGAGCAGGTGCGTGAAACCGGTGCAGACGTGGTTCTCGGCAATACCTATCACCTGATGCTTCGCCCGACTGCTGAACGGGTCGCCAGACTTGGCGGACTGCACACCTTCATGAACTGGCCTCACACGATCCTGACCGACAGTGGCGGGTTCCAGGTGATGTCGCTGGCTCAGTTGCGGAAGCTGGATGAAGATGGTGTGCGTTTCCAAAGCCACATTGACGGTCAGAAGTACCATCTCACACCGGAACGTTCAGTCGAGATACAGGGTCTCCTCGGGTCAGATATACAGATGCAGCTGGACGAGTGCATCAAGTTGCCGAGCCCCCGTGAAGAAGTCCAAAGAGCTATGGAGCTGTCTCTCAGATGGGCAGAACGCTCTCGCAACCAGTTCGAAGTCATGGGTGGACCAGGGAAAGGACAGGGGCTTTACGGTATCGTTCAGGGTGGCGATCAACCCGACCTTCGTATTCGCTCGGCAGAAGAACTCGGCAAAATGCCGTTTGAAGGCTATTCGGTTGGCGGTCTGGCCGTTGGTGAACCTCAGAACGTCATGCTGAGCATGCTCGACATCACGACGCCAGTTATGCCGGTGGACAAGCCACGTTACCTGATGGGCGTTGGGACACCGGACGATCTTCTGGAAAGCGTGAAGCGCGGGATTGATCAGTTCGATTGCGTGATGCCGACCCGCGCAGGACGTCACGGTCTCGCCTATACGCGCTATGGCAAGGTCAACCTCAAGAATGCCCGTCACCAGGACGACCCACGCCCGCTGGACGAGGCGAGCACCTGTCCCGCGTCTAGCGTCTACAGCAGAGCCTATCTGCACCATCTGGTGCGAGCTGGCGAAGGACTGGCCGGCATGCTGCTCACCTGGAACAACATCGCCTACTATCAGTACCTGATGCAGGGCATGCGCGACGCGATTGACGCCGGGTCTTTCGAAGACTTCTACGCAAAGACCAAGGAAGACTGGGCGCGCGGCGATATTGCCGCGCTGTAA
- a CDS encoding DUF4864 domain-containing protein: MAHARFWKMVAVAGVSALLATGSVRAEEGLDSSAFHKIIKNQMSAFATGNAQAAFSFATSSLQQRFQTPEFFMEMVRQGYQPVYKPQSVTFGRSKMTKLGPTQEVYVTGPNGQNWLALYSFEQQDDGSWKISGCYLTKADGFSA, translated from the coding sequence ATGGCTCATGCTCGTTTCTGGAAGATGGTGGCGGTGGCCGGCGTCAGCGCGTTGCTGGCTACAGGGTCTGTCCGCGCCGAAGAAGGCCTCGATAGCAGCGCCTTTCACAAGATCATCAAAAATCAGATGAGTGCGTTTGCGACGGGTAATGCCCAGGCTGCCTTCTCGTTCGCAACCAGTTCCTTGCAACAGCGGTTTCAAACACCAGAGTTCTTCATGGAAATGGTGCGGCAAGGCTACCAGCCAGTTTACAAGCCTCAAAGCGTGACGTTCGGCCGGTCAAAAATGACCAAGCTCGGGCCAACGCAAGAGGTCTATGTAACCGGTCCAAATGGTCAAAACTGGTTAGCTCTCTACAGTTTCGAGCAACAGGATGACGGCAGTTGGAAGATTTCCGGGTGCTATCTGACCAAAGCGGATGGATTTTCCGCCTAG